A window of the Candidatus Rokuibacteriota bacterium genome harbors these coding sequences:
- the rfbA gene encoding glucose-1-phosphate thymidylyltransferase RfbA: MNARKGIILAGGSGSRLYPLTLALSKQLVPIYNKPMIYYPLSTLMLAGIREILVITTPQDQGAFQRLLGDGGHLGLRLEYAAQPRPEGLAQAFVIGRRFIGDGPVALALGDNVFYGHGLPDYLRRAAERTAGATVFAYWVRDPERYGVVEFDASGHAIGLEEKPAKPRSSYAVTGLYFYDNRVVEIAADLRPSARGELEITDVNAAYLAWGALHVEKLGRGIAWLDTGTHEALLQASTFIQTIEERQGLMVACLEEIAFRLGWITAHDVLRVAKPMKDNSYGQYLLRLVETDT; the protein is encoded by the coding sequence GGCTCCGGCAGCCGCCTCTACCCCCTGACGCTCGCCCTCAGCAAGCAGCTCGTCCCGATCTACAACAAGCCGATGATCTATTACCCGCTCTCGACGCTGATGCTCGCCGGCATCCGCGAGATCCTCGTCATCACCACACCGCAGGACCAGGGCGCGTTCCAGCGGCTGCTCGGCGACGGCGGCCATCTCGGTCTTCGCCTGGAGTACGCGGCGCAACCGCGCCCCGAAGGCCTCGCGCAGGCCTTCGTGATCGGCCGGCGCTTCATCGGCGACGGCCCCGTCGCGCTCGCCCTCGGCGACAACGTCTTCTACGGGCACGGGTTGCCCGATTACCTGAGACGCGCCGCCGAACGCACGGCGGGCGCCACGGTCTTCGCCTACTGGGTGCGTGACCCGGAGCGCTACGGCGTCGTCGAGTTCGACGCCTCGGGACACGCGATCGGTCTCGAGGAGAAGCCGGCCAAGCCGCGCTCCTCGTACGCGGTCACCGGCCTCTACTTCTACGACAACCGCGTCGTCGAGATCGCCGCGGACCTCAGACCGTCCGCGCGCGGCGAGCTCGAGATCACCGACGTCAACGCGGCCTATCTGGCCTGGGGCGCGCTGCACGTCGAGAAGCTCGGGCGGGGTATCGCGTGGCTGGACACGGGGACGCACGAGGCGTTGCTCCAGGCGTCCACCTTCATCCAGACGATCGAGGAGCGACAGGGGCTCATGGTCGCCTGTCTGGAGGAGATCGCCTTCCGGCTCGGCTGGATCACCGCCCACGACGTCCTGCGGGTCGCGAAGCCGATGAAGGACAACTCGTACGGCCAGTACCTGTTGCGCCTGGTCGAGACGGACACGTAA